The Collimonas sp. PA-H2 genome contains a region encoding:
- a CDS encoding lyase family protein, producing MSVSIFDSFLTSAEMIAVFDDVEIVQAMFRFEEALARAQATEGMIPEAAARAIASVCNAQLYDIPALVSASRRAGSLAIPLVKELTKTVALFNPESANYVHWGSTSQDVIDSAMVLVTRKALGLLDERLQSLTTQLLQLAAEHLATPVLARTLMQPAQVSSFGLKLLNWTAPLLRARRQLRAVAERALRLQLGGAVGTLAVMSVQGPAVARRVAQELGLAEHGPWHTQRDEWVRLGMEVAVLVGSLGKIATDLSLMAQGEIGELAEPSGDGRGGSSAMPHKRNPVAAMIALAAATRTPHHAAALLASMGQQHERGLGNWQAELAEWPALFLSAHGALCALDEAMAGLHVDTARMLANIDSLRGLIFAEAVAACLASAIGRPQAHAMMEELTQQVIGGGPDLATVTLAAIKDNPDLRGKIDPAHLQTLFNPVAASAAAERLARHQLQDLRAAAAALALHPRDPIPPTSDSETPL from the coding sequence GTGAGCGTTTCCATTTTCGACAGTTTCCTCACCTCGGCGGAAATGATCGCCGTGTTCGACGATGTGGAAATCGTGCAAGCCATGTTCCGCTTTGAAGAAGCGCTGGCGCGCGCCCAGGCCACCGAAGGCATGATCCCGGAAGCCGCTGCGCGCGCCATCGCCAGCGTCTGCAATGCGCAGCTGTACGACATTCCGGCGCTGGTCAGCGCCAGCCGCCGCGCCGGCAGCCTTGCGATCCCGCTGGTCAAGGAGCTGACCAAGACCGTCGCCCTGTTCAATCCGGAATCCGCCAATTACGTGCACTGGGGCAGCACCAGCCAGGACGTCATCGACAGCGCCATGGTGCTGGTTACGCGCAAGGCGCTGGGCTTGCTCGATGAGCGTTTGCAGAGTCTGACTACACAATTGCTTCAGCTGGCCGCAGAGCATCTGGCGACGCCGGTGCTGGCGCGCACCCTGATGCAGCCGGCGCAGGTCAGCAGCTTCGGCTTGAAGCTATTGAACTGGACTGCCCCGCTGCTGCGCGCGCGCCGGCAACTGCGCGCCGTTGCTGAACGCGCCCTGCGCCTGCAACTGGGCGGCGCGGTCGGCACGCTGGCGGTGATGAGCGTACAAGGCCCGGCAGTAGCGCGCCGAGTGGCCCAAGAGCTGGGCCTGGCGGAGCATGGCCCCTGGCATACCCAGCGCGATGAATGGGTGCGGCTCGGCATGGAAGTCGCCGTCCTGGTGGGCAGCCTGGGCAAGATCGCCACCGACCTCAGCCTGATGGCGCAAGGCGAAATCGGCGAGCTGGCGGAGCCGTCCGGCGATGGCCGCGGCGGTTCGTCGGCCATGCCGCACAAGCGCAATCCGGTCGCCGCCATGATCGCCCTGGCGGCGGCAACCCGCACACCACACCATGCAGCGGCCCTGCTGGCCAGCATGGGCCAGCAGCATGAGCGCGGGCTGGGCAACTGGCAGGCGGAACTGGCGGAATGGCCGGCGCTGTTCCTGAGCGCCCATGGCGCCCTGTGCGCCCTGGATGAAGCCATGGCCGGCCTGCATGTAGACACCGCGCGGATGCTGGCAAATATCGACAGCTTGCGCGGCCTGATCTTTGCCGAGGCCGTCGCGGCCTGCCTGGCAAGCGCCATCGGCCGGCCACAAGCCCATGCGATGATGGAAGAATTGACGCAGCAGGTGATCGGCGGCGGACCAGACCTGGCGACCGTGACGCTGGCCGCCATCAAAGACAATCCAGATTTGCGCGGCAAAATCGACCCGGCGCATCTGCAAACACTGTTCAACCCGGTCGCCGCCAGCGCCGCTGCCGAACGCCTGGCGCGGCATCAATTACAGGACTTGCGCGCTGCCGCCGCCGCGCTGGCGCTGCACCCCCGCGATCCCATCCCTCCCACCTCCGACAGCGAGACTCCCCTATGA
- a CDS encoding protocatechuate 3,4-dioxygenase has protein sequence MSNNLTTSQTVGPFPHEAWRWACDARAALGSSAPSITVSGVIYDGGGAPIDDAIIEAWLPDAQAAEQAQALPGFRRVPSGDNGAFSIRLSLPDAAASGKPAMFITVFARGLTRHQFSAVFLQDDPALARSEILLQVPAARRATLIAQKQTDGSYRWDIWMQGEKETVFFDYA, from the coding sequence ATGAGCAACAACCTCACCACATCGCAAACCGTCGGCCCGTTTCCACATGAAGCCTGGCGCTGGGCCTGCGACGCCCGCGCCGCGCTCGGCAGCAGCGCACCGAGCATCACAGTCAGCGGCGTGATCTACGATGGCGGCGGTGCGCCCATCGACGACGCCATCATCGAAGCCTGGTTGCCGGATGCGCAGGCAGCCGAGCAGGCGCAGGCGCTGCCCGGCTTCCGCCGCGTGCCCAGCGGCGACAACGGCGCTTTCAGCATTCGCTTGTCGTTGCCAGATGCCGCCGCCAGCGGCAAGCCGGCGATGTTCATTACCGTGTTTGCGCGCGGCCTGACCAGGCACCAGTTCAGCGCCGTGTTCCTGCAGGACGATCCCGCCCTGGCGCGCTCCGAGATCCTGCTGCAAGTCCCGGCCGCGCGCCGCGCCACCCTGATCGCGCAAAAGCAGACGGACGGCAGCTATCGCTGGGACATCTGGATGCAAGGCGAGAAGGAAACCGTGTTTTTCGATTATGCTTGA
- the pcaH gene encoding protocatechuate 3,4-dioxygenase subunit beta codes for MNFDTIPHGVYPDLIYPPYRSTLKRGPTQPALRIHTSAPTHTNLTVHAGLLLPHDADLTAQGKSQPLGEKIVVSGRVFDEDGKPVRNSLLEVWQCNAAGRYWHKRDQHDAPLDPNFYGLGKMLTDDDGRYRFVTIKPGPYPWGNHDKAWRPAHIHFSLFGNVYAQRLVTQMYFPSDPLFDFDPIFQSIPDLAARQRLVSRFSMEQTVGDQMLGYEFDIVLRGRNATPMGL; via the coding sequence GTGAATTTCGACACCATCCCGCACGGCGTCTATCCCGACCTGATCTACCCTCCCTACCGTTCCACCCTCAAGCGCGGCCCGACCCAGCCGGCGTTACGGATACACACCTCCGCCCCGACGCACACCAACTTGACAGTCCATGCCGGCCTGCTGCTGCCGCATGACGCCGACCTCACCGCACAAGGCAAGAGCCAGCCGCTGGGCGAGAAAATCGTGGTCAGCGGCCGCGTGTTCGATGAAGACGGCAAGCCGGTGCGCAACTCGCTGCTGGAAGTCTGGCAATGCAACGCCGCCGGCCGCTACTGGCACAAGCGCGACCAGCACGATGCGCCGCTCGATCCGAACTTCTACGGCCTCGGCAAGATGCTCACCGATGACGACGGCCGCTACCGCTTCGTCACCATCAAGCCCGGCCCCTACCCCTGGGGCAATCACGACAAGGCATGGCGTCCGGCGCACATCCACTTCTCGCTGTTCGGTAATGTCTATGCGCAACGCCTGGTGACTCAGATGTATTTTCCGAGCGATCCCTTGTTCGACTTCGACCCGATCTTCCAGAGCATTCCCGACCTGGCCGCGCGCCAGCGCCTGGTCTCGCGCTTCAGCATGGAACAAACCGTCGGCGACCAGATGCTCGGCTATGAATTCGACATCGTCCTGCGCGGCCGCAACGCCACGCCCATGGGTCTTTAA
- a CDS encoding IclR family transcriptional regulator C-terminal domain-containing protein, translating into MTSQNPAKIPSEPDSPEAEGPLKRDLIAGLEKGLQVIEAFDQERSRLTISEVAQRTGLTRAAARRYLITLAHLGYIRHEQKLFSLTPKVLRLGQSYLHSARLPRIVQPLLYRLAYSLEEAASAGVLDHDELVCVAAVSAGRVVSATLQPGTRVPAFCTANGRVLLASLPQQEIEALLERLQPEQITAFTIVNKERLLLEVARTRAQGYAIVDQELELGLRTIAVPLRNFRGDTVAAMNISVHAARVPIEDIVERCLPALLKAQVELAALL; encoded by the coding sequence ATGACCAGTCAAAATCCAGCCAAGATCCCATCCGAACCCGACTCGCCCGAAGCTGAGGGACCCTTGAAGCGCGACCTGATCGCCGGCTTGGAAAAGGGCTTGCAGGTGATCGAAGCGTTCGACCAGGAACGCTCACGGCTGACCATCAGCGAGGTGGCGCAACGCACGGGCCTGACCCGCGCCGCCGCGCGCCGTTACCTGATCACGCTGGCGCACCTGGGCTATATCCGCCATGAGCAGAAACTGTTTTCGCTGACGCCCAAGGTGCTCCGCCTGGGGCAGTCCTATCTGCATTCGGCGCGCCTGCCGCGCATCGTGCAGCCCTTGCTGTACCGCCTGGCTTACTCGCTGGAAGAGGCCGCTTCCGCCGGCGTGCTGGATCATGACGAACTGGTGTGCGTGGCGGCGGTCAGCGCTGGCCGCGTGGTGTCAGCCACCTTGCAGCCGGGCACGCGGGTGCCGGCGTTTTGCACAGCCAACGGCCGCGTGCTGCTGGCCAGCCTGCCGCAGCAGGAAATCGAAGCCTTGCTGGAGCGTTTGCAGCCGGAGCAGATTACCGCCTTCACCATCGTCAACAAGGAAAGGCTGTTGCTGGAAGTCGCGCGCACCCGCGCCCAGGGTTACGCGATTGTCGACCAGGAGCTGGAACTGGGCTTGCGCACGATTGCCGTGCCGCTGCGGAACTTCCGCGGCGATACCGTGGCCGCCATGAATATCAGCGTGCATGCGGCGCGTGTGCCGATCGAGGATATCGTCGAGCGCTGCCTGCCGGCCTTGCTGAAAGCTCAGGTCGAACTGGCTGCGCTACTCTGA
- a CDS encoding helix-turn-helix domain-containing protein has product MRARHAVKNAAAKEIPQFALYGENTAAENAEFVHIELIETRSRLHNWHIQSHTHPGLFQILFLFGGEVRAEIDTDIWECAGPVALTIHPSVVHGFDFSKEAQGFVLTVNQNLLFDDASGAHAAMFSSIFVEPLALDLSAEGDSSQRIEALLRQLMTESSWPRTGHTLMLEWLARSVLLLLLRLHSDRRSADRSGRHDFELFSHFRAAVEAHYKEQWQVKRFADRLRVSESRLNRLCLKLTGKSAFDMIQQRLMLEARRKLTYVPSGVASIAYELGFQDPAYFSRAFKRQTGMTPKQFRQQASADAMEHKSE; this is encoded by the coding sequence ATGCGCGCTCGCCATGCAGTGAAAAATGCCGCAGCAAAAGAGATCCCGCAATTTGCCTTGTATGGCGAAAACACGGCCGCGGAGAATGCGGAATTCGTCCATATCGAACTGATAGAAACCCGCAGCCGGTTGCATAACTGGCATATCCAGAGCCATACCCATCCGGGCCTGTTCCAGATCCTGTTTTTATTCGGCGGCGAGGTCCGCGCCGAAATCGACACGGACATATGGGAATGTGCAGGACCGGTAGCGCTCACCATCCACCCATCGGTGGTGCATGGCTTCGATTTTTCAAAAGAGGCGCAGGGCTTTGTCCTGACGGTGAACCAGAACCTGCTGTTTGACGACGCCAGCGGCGCGCATGCCGCCATGTTTTCCAGTATCTTCGTGGAGCCGCTGGCGCTGGACCTGAGCGCTGAAGGAGACAGCAGCCAGCGCATCGAAGCCCTGCTGCGGCAATTGATGACGGAATCATCCTGGCCACGCACCGGCCATACCCTGATGCTGGAATGGCTGGCGCGCAGCGTGCTGCTGCTGTTGCTGCGCCTGCACTCCGACCGCCGCTCGGCGGACCGCAGCGGCCGCCACGATTTCGAATTGTTCAGCCATTTCCGCGCCGCGGTTGAAGCGCACTACAAGGAGCAGTGGCAGGTCAAGCGCTTTGCCGACCGCCTGCGGGTCAGCGAGAGCCGCCTGAATCGTTTATGCCTCAAGCTCACCGGCAAATCGGCCTTCGACATGATCCAGCAGCGCCTGATGCTAGAAGCGCGGCGCAAGCTGACCTACGTACCCTCGGGCGTGGCCAGCATTGCCTATGAGCTGGGGTTCCAGGATCCGGCCTATTTCAGCCGCGCCTTCAAACGCCAAACCGGCATGACGCCGAAGCAGTTCCGCCAGCAGGCGAGCGCCGACGCCATGGAACACAAATCAGAGTAG
- a CDS encoding 4-hydroxybenzoate 3-monooxygenase — translation MHTQVAIIGAGPAGLLLSHLLHLNGIASVILESRSRNDIEATIRAGVLEQGTMDILLESGVGARMQSEGVVHHGIELAFGGRRHRIDLSELTGRAITVYAQHEVIKDLVAARLAADGKILFEVSDVSLHDLQGESPSVHYTHQGEPARLLADFVIGCDGFHGIARPSMPQHLRQDFQRSYPFGWFGILVDAPPSSEELIYAQHQRGFALVSTRSLTVQRLYFQCDPKDDVKHWSDDRIWSELNTRLECADGWALKEGKIFQKSIIGMRSFVSTPMQHGRLYLAGDAAHIVPPTGAKGLNLAVSDVRLLARGFEQFYKKGSQELLAGYTETALKRVWRAEHFSWWMTSMLHTFADASPFQQQLQRAELEYVVSSRAAATALAENYVGLPL, via the coding sequence ATGCATACCCAAGTAGCGATCATAGGCGCCGGCCCGGCCGGCCTGTTGTTATCCCATCTGTTGCACCTGAACGGCATCGCCTCGGTAATCCTGGAAAGCCGCAGCCGCAATGACATAGAAGCCACTATCCGCGCCGGTGTGCTGGAGCAGGGCACGATGGATATCCTGCTCGAGAGCGGCGTTGGCGCCAGGATGCAGAGCGAAGGCGTGGTGCATCACGGCATCGAACTGGCTTTCGGCGGCCGCCGCCATCGCATCGACCTGAGCGAGCTGACCGGACGGGCTATCACCGTTTATGCGCAGCATGAAGTGATCAAGGACTTGGTCGCGGCCCGTCTTGCGGCTGATGGAAAAATCCTGTTTGAAGTCAGCGATGTCAGCTTGCATGATCTGCAGGGCGAGAGCCCTTCGGTGCATTACACCCATCAGGGCGAGCCGGCCCGGCTGCTGGCCGATTTCGTGATCGGCTGCGACGGCTTCCATGGCATTGCGCGGCCCAGCATGCCGCAGCATCTGCGCCAGGATTTCCAGCGCAGCTATCCCTTCGGCTGGTTCGGCATCCTGGTGGATGCACCGCCCTCATCCGAGGAATTGATCTATGCCCAGCACCAGCGTGGCTTTGCCCTGGTCAGCACGCGTTCGCTGACGGTGCAGCGCCTGTATTTCCAATGCGATCCCAAGGACGACGTGAAGCACTGGTCGGACGATCGCATCTGGTCAGAGCTGAATACACGGCTGGAATGCGCAGATGGCTGGGCGCTGAAGGAAGGTAAAATTTTCCAGAAAAGCATCATCGGCATGCGCAGCTTCGTTTCCACGCCGATGCAGCACGGGCGCTTGTACCTGGCCGGCGACGCTGCCCATATCGTGCCGCCTACCGGCGCCAAGGGCTTGAACCTGGCGGTGTCGGATGTGCGGCTGCTGGCGCGCGGATTCGAGCAGTTCTACAAGAAGGGCAGCCAGGAACTGCTGGCGGGCTATACCGAAACGGCGCTCAAGCGTGTCTGGCGCGCCGAGCACTTCTCTTGGTGGATGACCAGCATGCTGCACACTTTTGCCGACGCCTCGCCATTCCAGCAGCAACTGCAGCGCGCCGAACTGGAATACGTGGTCAGCTCGCGCGCCGCCGCCACGGCGCTGGCAGAGAACTATGTCGGGCTGCCGTTGTAA
- a CDS encoding aromatic acid/H+ symport family MFS transporter gives MSARETIDVQKFIDEQPFSLYQWLILALCFLIIAIDGFDTAIIGFLAPALSQEWGVEKAALVPVLSAALVGLAIGALLAGPLADRIGRKKVLLVSVVLFGFWTLMSAFAGSVQVLTVLRFLTGLGLGAAMPNAVTLMSEYAPQRRRSMIVNTMFCGFTLGSALGGFVAAWMIPHYGWHSMFIVGGCLPLLLALLLLQLPESPRFMVVRSWPDRKIAAVLNRIAPGTVGSDASFTVPELVALAGKTALAVIFSARYRFGTLMLWLTYFMGLLIFYLLTSWMPTLIRNAGFTLSQASSITALFPLGGVIGTLAVGWLMDRMSAHKAIAVTYVLTGIFVYAIGHGTGDAITLGVLMFIAGLCMNGAQSSMPALAAGFYPTQGRATGVAWMLGIGRLGGILGAAIGGQLLQFGWSLSAIFSLLALPAFVAAGALLFKHLYLRSHGQLSMSSY, from the coding sequence ATGAGCGCCCGGGAAACCATCGACGTCCAGAAATTCATCGACGAGCAGCCGTTTTCCCTCTATCAGTGGCTGATCCTGGCGTTGTGCTTCCTGATCATCGCGATCGACGGATTCGATACTGCCATCATCGGCTTCCTGGCGCCGGCCCTGAGCCAGGAATGGGGCGTGGAAAAGGCTGCCCTGGTGCCGGTGCTGAGCGCCGCCCTGGTCGGACTGGCGATAGGCGCGCTGCTGGCCGGGCCGCTGGCTGACCGCATCGGCCGCAAGAAAGTGCTGCTGGTGTCGGTCGTCTTGTTCGGCTTCTGGACCCTGATGTCGGCGTTCGCCGGCTCGGTCCAGGTGCTCACCGTGCTGCGTTTCCTGACCGGCCTCGGACTGGGGGCTGCGATGCCGAATGCGGTCACGCTGATGTCGGAATACGCGCCGCAGCGCCGCCGTTCGATGATTGTCAACACCATGTTTTGCGGCTTCACCCTGGGCTCGGCGCTGGGCGGCTTCGTCGCTGCCTGGATGATTCCGCACTATGGCTGGCACAGCATGTTTATCGTCGGCGGCTGCCTGCCGCTACTGCTGGCGTTGTTGTTGCTGCAGCTGCCGGAATCGCCGCGTTTCATGGTGGTGCGGAGCTGGCCGGACCGCAAGATCGCTGCAGTGTTGAATCGTATTGCACCAGGGACGGTCGGCAGCGACGCCAGCTTTACCGTACCCGAGCTGGTGGCGCTGGCAGGCAAGACCGCGCTGGCGGTGATTTTCTCGGCACGCTACCGCTTTGGCACGCTGATGCTATGGCTGACTTATTTCATGGGCTTGCTGATTTTCTACCTGCTCACCAGCTGGATGCCAACCCTGATCCGGAATGCCGGATTTACCTTGTCGCAGGCCAGCAGCATCACTGCCTTGTTCCCGCTTGGCGGCGTGATCGGCACGCTGGCGGTGGGCTGGCTGATGGACCGCATGAGCGCGCACAAGGCGATTGCGGTGACTTATGTGCTGACCGGGATCTTCGTCTACGCCATCGGCCACGGCACCGGCGATGCGATCACGCTCGGCGTGCTGATGTTCATTGCGGGCCTCTGCATGAACGGCGCGCAATCTTCGATGCCGGCGCTGGCTGCCGGCTTCTATCCAACCCAGGGCCGCGCCACGGGCGTCGCCTGGATGCTGGGCATAGGCCGGCTCGGCGGCATTCTGGGCGCGGCGATCGGCGGCCAGCTGCTGCAGTTCGGCTGGAGCCTGAGCGCCATCTTCAGCCTGCTGGCGCTGCCCGCTTTCGTTGCCGCCGGGGCGCTGCTGTTCAAGCATCTGTATCTGCGCTCGCACGGGCAGCTCAGCATGAGCAGCTATTGA
- a CDS encoding porin, translating into MKKTLIVLSALAALAGAAHAQSSNVTIYGIVDSGIEFANNGKDSVSRVQSGSLAQSRIGFTGTEDLGGGLKALFMLENGFNVDNGSLAQSGLLFGRQAFVGLGSAAGTVTLGRQYEPLHSLHVKFSTHAVGFGDASAAYVPAIEDVRLDNSLKYVSPAFAGLAMTLFYALGENTALPAAGKSYGNLLNIQANYDNGPLAAALSYVSKRKTAAAPDNITKNIAAAVSYDFSLLKPYLILETVRNDLSSAAIPNYDFWSLAMDVPLGQGRLNFSYGSLKNKSAANANSRSYGVVFDYDLSKRTTLYTGYSKVSNDAGAGFGVGSANGSEVAAAGPGYDPRALIFGIRHKF; encoded by the coding sequence ATGAAAAAAACACTGATCGTACTCTCTGCCTTGGCCGCCTTGGCGGGCGCCGCGCACGCGCAAAGCAGCAACGTCACCATCTACGGCATTGTCGACAGCGGCATTGAATTCGCCAACAACGGCAAAGACAGCGTGAGCCGTGTGCAAAGCGGCAGCCTGGCGCAAAGCCGCATCGGCTTTACCGGAACCGAAGACCTGGGTGGCGGCCTGAAAGCCTTGTTTATGCTGGAAAACGGTTTTAACGTCGACAACGGTTCCTTGGCGCAGAGCGGCCTGCTGTTCGGCCGCCAGGCTTTCGTCGGCCTGGGTTCAGCCGCCGGCACCGTCACGCTGGGGCGGCAGTACGAGCCGCTGCATTCGCTGCATGTCAAGTTTAGCACCCATGCGGTGGGCTTCGGCGATGCCTCGGCGGCTTATGTACCGGCGATTGAAGATGTGCGGCTGGATAATTCGCTCAAATATGTATCGCCAGCTTTCGCCGGCCTCGCCATGACGCTGTTCTACGCCCTCGGCGAAAACACCGCGCTGCCGGCCGCCGGCAAGTCGTACGGCAATTTGCTGAATATCCAGGCCAATTACGACAACGGTCCGCTGGCGGCGGCGCTGAGTTACGTATCCAAGCGCAAAACCGCTGCGGCGCCGGACAACATCACGAAAAACATCGCTGCCGCGGTATCCTACGATTTCTCGCTGCTGAAACCGTATCTGATCCTGGAAACGGTGCGCAATGATCTTAGCAGCGCCGCCATTCCGAATTACGATTTCTGGTCGCTGGCGATGGATGTGCCACTTGGCCAGGGTCGCCTGAATTTCAGCTACGGCAGCCTGAAGAACAAGAGTGCCGCCAACGCGAATTCGCGCAGCTATGGCGTGGTATTCGACTACGACCTGTCCAAGCGCACCACCTTGTACACCGGATATTCCAAAGTCAGCAACGATGCCGGCGCCGGCTTTGGAGTAGGCTCGGCAAACGGCAGCGAAGTTGCCGCGGCAGGTCCGGGTTACGATCCGCGCGCGCTGATTTTCGGTATCCGCCACAAATTCTAG
- a CDS encoding 4a-hydroxytetrahydrobiopterin dehydratase, protein MPHSTHIGAAAALQTLTTWTAAEGRDAIQKTFKFADFNAAFGFMTRVALLAEKMDHHPEWSNVYNRVEVLLTTHDANGVTDLDLRLAQFMDSSAGAAAKH, encoded by the coding sequence ATGCCTCACTCCACCCACATCGGCGCCGCCGCCGCCCTGCAGACCCTGACCACCTGGACCGCAGCCGAAGGCCGCGATGCGATTCAAAAGACTTTCAAGTTTGCCGATTTCAACGCTGCCTTTGGTTTCATGACCCGGGTCGCCTTGCTGGCCGAGAAAATGGATCATCACCCAGAGTGGTCCAACGTATATAACCGCGTCGAAGTGCTGTTGACCACGCACGATGCCAACGGCGTCACCGACCTCGACCTGCGCCTGGCGCAATTCATGGATAGCAGCGCCGGCGCTGCCGCCAAGCATTGA
- a CDS encoding SDR family oxidoreductase: MSTPATQQPVALITGAAKRVGRGIAERFAAAGYAVVVHYGGSQQDALQTVQAVAAGGGVAVAHQADLQSPPQLAAMIDTVYAGFGRLDVLVNCAAIFFPDTLADFTLDDLERSWQVNCRAPLLLTQAFHRQAAQRGQQGVVINVVDQKVKANFHPEDFSYTVAKAALGNLTAMLAMSAAPVLRVNALYPGLMTPSGDQTQADFEYSSARSTPLGYIAPTVEIADAILLLTRQSFNGAEFVVDAGQNLVRVDRDVINLYRAP, encoded by the coding sequence TTGAGCACGCCGGCTACGCAGCAGCCGGTGGCGCTGATCACCGGCGCCGCCAAGCGGGTCGGACGGGGCATCGCCGAGCGCTTCGCCGCTGCCGGCTATGCCGTGGTGGTGCACTACGGCGGCTCGCAGCAGGATGCGCTGCAAACCGTGCAGGCGGTTGCAGCGGGCGGCGGCGTTGCCGTCGCCCATCAGGCCGACCTGCAGTCGCCGCCGCAATTGGCGGCGATGATCGACACCGTCTATGCCGGCTTCGGCCGGCTCGACGTGCTGGTCAACTGCGCGGCGATTTTTTTTCCCGACACGCTGGCGGATTTTACGCTGGATGACCTGGAACGCTCCTGGCAAGTCAACTGCCGCGCGCCGCTGCTGCTGACCCAGGCCTTCCACCGGCAAGCGGCGCAGCGCGGCCAGCAGGGTGTGGTGATCAATGTGGTGGACCAGAAGGTGAAGGCGAATTTTCATCCGGAGGATTTCAGCTATACCGTGGCCAAGGCGGCGCTCGGCAACCTGACCGCGATGCTGGCCATGTCGGCGGCGCCGGTGCTGCGCGTGAATGCGCTGTATCCTGGCCTGATGACGCCCAGCGGCGACCAGACCCAGGCCGATTTCGAGTATTCCTCGGCCCGTTCGACGCCGCTAGGTTATATCGCGCCGACCGTGGAAATCGCCGATGCCATCTTGTTGTTGACCAGGCAATCTTTTAACGGCGCGGAATTCGTTGTCGATGCCGGGCAGAACCTGGTGCGGGTGGACCGGGACGTGATCAATCTGTATCGGGCGCCATAG
- a CDS encoding thioredoxin family protein, with amino-acid sequence MPIIINLTKIFALGALAFGLSASVHAADYMAQSPANRVALVELYSSEGCSSCPPADQWLSRLGAQAKPDRVVPLALHVDYWDNLGWKDRFGDHRFTARQQELAGYAKTTLVYTPEVFAGGRELRRWSSGSASDAAIDKITAQPSPADIAIRLSGTAPRSFDLATSVKLRQDSKDAHDAYVAVYENKLVSNVAAGENGGVTLHHDYVVRRWLGPFALKNGMVQIHEKIALDSIAADLRADRFGIVAFVQNTNSGEVLQVARLAVDH; translated from the coding sequence GTGCCTATTATTATCAACCTTACTAAAATTTTTGCTCTGGGCGCGCTTGCGTTCGGACTGTCCGCGAGCGTGCACGCCGCCGACTATATGGCGCAGAGTCCGGCCAACCGGGTCGCGCTGGTCGAGCTGTATTCCAGCGAAGGCTGCAGCAGCTGCCCGCCGGCCGACCAGTGGCTGTCCAGGCTCGGCGCCCAGGCCAAGCCGGACCGGGTGGTGCCGCTGGCCCTGCATGTCGACTATTGGGACAACCTGGGCTGGAAGGACCGCTTCGGCGATCATCGTTTCACCGCGCGCCAGCAGGAATTGGCGGGCTATGCCAAAACTACACTGGTGTATACCCCTGAAGTCTTTGCCGGCGGCCGCGAACTGCGGCGCTGGAGTTCCGGCAGCGCGTCTGATGCTGCCATCGATAAGATCACGGCACAGCCGTCGCCGGCGGATATTGCGATCAGACTGTCCGGCACCGCGCCGCGCAGCTTCGACCTGGCGACCAGCGTCAAGCTGCGCCAGGATTCCAAGGATGCCCACGACGCCTATGTCGCGGTCTATGAAAACAAACTGGTCTCGAATGTGGCGGCCGGCGAGAACGGCGGCGTCACCCTGCATCACGACTATGTGGTGCGGCGCTGGCTGGGCCCGTTCGCGCTGAAGAACGGCATGGTGCAGATCCATGAAAAGATTGCGCTCGACAGCATCGCCGCCGACCTGCGCGCCGACCGCTTCGGCATCGTCGCCTTTGTCCAGAATACGAACAGCGGCGAAGTGCTGCAAGTGGCCAGGCTGGCGGTCGATCATTGA